In Castor canadensis chromosome 11, mCasCan1.hap1v2, whole genome shotgun sequence, a single genomic region encodes these proteins:
- the Nog gene encoding noggin, which yields MERCPSLGVTLYALVVVLGLRAAPAGGQHYLHIRPAPSDNLPLVDLIEHPDPIFDPKEKDLNETLLRSLLGGHYDPGFMATSPPEDRPGGGGGAAGGAEDLAELDQLLRQRPSGAMPSEIKGLEFSEGLAQGKKQRLSKKLRRKLQMWLWSQTFCPVLYAWNDLGSRFWPRYVKVGSCFSKRSCSVPEGMVCKPSKSVHLTVLRWRCQRRGGQRCGWIPIQYPIISECKCSC from the coding sequence ATGGAGCGCTGCCCCAGCCTGGGGGTCACCCTCTACGCCCTGGTGGTGGTCCTGGGGCTGCGGGCGGCACCGGCCGGCGGCCAGCACTATCTCCACATCCGCCCGGCTCCCAGCGACAACCTGCCCCTTGTGGACCTCATCGAACACCCGGACCCTATCTTTGACCCCAAGGAGAAGGATCTGAACGAGACGCTGCTGCGCTCCCTGCTCGGGGGCCACTACGATCCAGGCTTCATGGCCACCTCGCCCCCCGAGGACCGGCCCGGTGGGGGCGGGGGAGCGGCTGGGGGCGCCGAGGACCTGGCGGAGCTGGACCAGCTGCTGCGGCAGCGGCCGTCGGGGGCCATGCCTAGCGAGATCAAAGGGCTGGAGTTCTCCGAGGGCTTGGCCCAGGGCAAGAAGCAACGCCTGAGCAAGAAGCTGCGGAGGAAGTTACAGATGTGGCTGTGGTCGCAGACCTTCTGCCCAGTGCTGTACGCGTGGAACGACCTGGGCAGCCGCTTTTGGCCGCGCTACGTGAAGGTGGGCAGCTGCTTCAGTAAGCGCTCGTGCTCTGTGCCCGAGGGCATGGTGTGCAAGCCGTCCAAGTCTGTGCACCTCACCGTGCTGCGGTGGCGCTGTCAGCGGCGCGGGGGCCAGCGCTGCGGCTGGATTCCCATCCAGTACCCCATCATTTCCGAGTGCAAGTGCTCGTGCTAG